Sequence from the Panicum virgatum strain AP13 chromosome 5N, P.virgatum_v5, whole genome shotgun sequence genome:
TCCGCACCCTCAGGCTCCACCGCGTGGCCATCGGCCAGGAGATCATCAACAAAATCCTCGCCTCCGCGTCATGCCTGGACACGCTCGAGATGGTGTACTGCACGGGTCTCAGTacgggcaggggcggcggctgcaCGGTGGAGTCGTCATCCGTAAGGAACCTCGTGTTCAGGCCGACGCTGAATCTAGCGCAGACCACAATTAGAGCGTCAGCGctgaggacggtgaccctgtaCACAAGGGGTAAGGTGAAGAGCCTGGAGCTGGCGCCTGCACCGGAGGTCAGGAAGGCATACCTGCACATCGCCAAGTTGCGGACAACAAAGGAGTCACTCAGGGTTCGCCCGTTCCTGGATGCTGGTGTGAGGCTGGAGTGCCTCACGCTTAGAGGCCACGCTATGAAGGTGAGCTCGATCTCTTGCATTGCATCGTAGTATAGTTCACTAGTTGCTAGCTGATTCTGTTATGTGCAATGTTTGGGTGGCAACTATGAAGTAGGATTCCGTTCTCATATGCTAACTGAGATTCATGGAAGCAGCCATCAAGCATATGATTGGTCTGTACATACAATCAGTCATAATCagaactttgaagaattatCTAGGCAACATGTTCATTTGTGAAATTTTATGAACGGGTGCTTCTATGGCACCAGTGTAACACCCAAGTGTTAAACTTGGGTTTAACTAGTTAACTAGTGACCAAATTCTCTCGGTTACAAGTTGAGTCACAAATCGACTCAAAACTCGATTTCAAATCCGGGAGCCAGcggaacccggatactccgggtatgaatccggaaattccggatttatccggatactccggatattcttccggatactccggacctggaACTTtatatctcatgttttggttcttttGCTGTTCCCAAACGTTATAAAACATTATTCACTCTCCCgtgctctctctcactctctcctgtgttctctcactctctctcgtgCTCTCTCTCACCCCAAACCCTGGAGACCCAAAACCCTCCCTCTACCCTTGATCCAAGGCCAAGGGAGCTTCAGTTGGGTGGTGGATCATCTCTCCCGCGTGCTCCTTCCCTGGGCGGCTTGAGTTCAAGCTCTTGGTGCAAGGAATAGCTCGCCCCAAGGTAAataagctagggtttggcaagTCACTTGTTCTAGGGGGTTTAAATCGATTTCCTCCGGTTAGTCATCTTCTTATGAATCATTCTACTAGGGTCTAGGAGGGTTTCgatttttgtgggttggttttgctaGAAATCAAGATTTtagtttttggggcgaaaaatGCTGTcgggtccggagactccgggtataagcccggatactccgggtttttgacactccgggcgaaactccgggtatagccccggaaactccggatttgggaatccggatattccggatttAAATTCGGATATTCTGGTTTTGCAGAGTTATGAACGTCGGGTTGTGTGGTTAGTAGTATTTGTAATCGGTTAAGGTTTatttcaaagtttcaaattaTATTGCATACATtttcatatcatatgcatacgtatAGACACCGCCGCCGAAGgagtcgtatacgaggtggttgcggagccacaggagccgcaggggcaagccccacaacaggaggatcgtggggagcaagtccaaggcccatctcaccctagcactgagccgcagactcaaggcaagccccggtgcatatcctaatattttaaattatatcATCTATATATGTCTAAtatttgtgcattaggtttaggaattggttgaaaccttagttgcatgattcctagtTTTTCCTGGGCCTcatactagtatgaataggtcgttagcactgctatgcttaatagggctcgatagaagtcgagtgataattctatcactcgcgagatatatgatgtCCTTATATTACAGTATGTGCTTTATTATATTCGAGATGGAAGGTAAGGGATGGGAAACCGAATGGGAGAAGGTATAGCCCAATctgtgttgattaaggaccgttccgttgttggctgtgctgatcgttgattgaattgtactaaccgcatgccgggagtaggtggtagtcgaaaccggcaagccgagtactgccttgcttcgaaagtacagaacttcatcaccaccccttagggcgagtcgagtagtcgcggagaaatgggatgcctatgtttacttttggtggtctcacattgagctcgactgactatatgtaggtggggcggttctgtagttcgaggcggggagaggaacggttggtgcgtggggtccgacgggacttttgcgtgccgtgttggttaggttcaccttgcaaggttaaatcggatcgattcgccgtgtctcgcggtcacAAGGGCCctgatctcttggtcacatcgtagcaAGGAAATTGGAATAAATTGAGATGAGATGTGGACTACTATTATCAAAATTAATGGTTTGCTCACCATGATTGTTGTAGATTTGCAAAAcattggagcttagtaaattgaTTACCCTatattgaagctaaaacttgggAATAAGGACTGACTTGTAGTTGCGTTTTTCCGCAAAAACAACCACcggccaaaaagctttgcatgtctagttatgtgggctaagtatacccaatggtcgggtaagccttgttgagtattagtatattTAGGGTTTGTTGCTACCATTATTTTCAGGACAGACAGAAGttgacttttgcccctgctgtatcaagtttatccgccgggatgcagaggggtgggaggtggtggagcgagactGAAACCCCTAGGTTAGGGAGTGGTCGGTTGCACACTTTAGGGCAGAGTGTGCAGCTCCTAAATTTTTGTGACTGACCAGTCATGGTTAATCAGGACTTATGGTAATCAGGACTTATGTAGGCTAGTGTAGTTGTAGGATATAGTCTAGTAAAACTTTCGGGCATCGGATGTAAAGTTTGAAAATTATGCAAATCTTGTAAATTATTCGTATATGTGAACTCGGGTTGTAAAACCTAATGTTTTGTACTCATATggtgtttatatttttttaagtattatgttgtgcttgtaccatctgcgccctccttcgcgtgggacttccggtgttgtttcgatcgtgacgtgggttgcgaaaggatcgccaaattaagccgttaagctaatgtgcccgatgtgttcaaatgacagccattacgcttaattagagttttaatttggcggttccgtcacaaccAGCCAATGAACCATAATTCGTTAAGAGTTCAGACCAAGAAATCAATTAGACACGAGCGTTATTGAAAACTTGCCTATAGGGAGGAGGAATCATTCAGTCTTGAGCCTTAGAGTAGGATTGACATATCATAATTTTGTGATCATGAGAAATTATTTTAGGGATAACTGTTATATTGTAGAATTGATGCTTAAGTACCGTCAAAATGCTTGATGCTGATGAGTTGTTCAATTGAACTTTATGTCTGCCATGGAAAAACATACCCACCAATTGGTCCGTACAGGCCCGTTTTATCTCGTGGATTAGTGGGTTGAGGGAAGGAAGCATGGTGGACATGGCAGTAAAGCCTACTCCCCTACTGTCCACAAGACCGTCAAGGACCTGAGAGCACAGCAAAATCCTCGATTATGGATTCGGAGGGTCGAGTGCTGTTGCTTGCCATTGTGGCTGATCCTTTGTTGCTTCCCTTGAACCTCACACTGCCACATTCTCTCCTTCAAGAAGATCGAGCCATTTGCGCCGGCATCCGCAGCATTTCTCTCCGTCAAGCCTTCAACGTCCCAACCACAGCCTCTCCATTGAGACAGTTATGTCAGCTTGCCACGGCACCATGTGCCTGATGGCATTCCTCGACGTTGCTGGGCAGAAGGGAACAATATGGAAAATATGGATGCAGACTGTGCCATGACTATTTTATGGCATGTGTGATGGTTTTGTCTGCGATTATTCAAGGGGACACGGGACAGTGATTGGTTATGCGGGTCCTTGCGACTTTGGTGGGCTTAACTACCAAACCCATGAGCTATGCTTTCTAATCTTGTACTGGTTAGACCACGATTGCGCAAAAAAACCCGGGCGGCCAGCTTAGGTGGGTTGCAGCTGTACATGACCGTCCCACATGCATCGCTAAGTATGAAACATTGTAGATGCTATGTAGATTCTATGGAAACAAGGGGCTGACAGATTGGCTGTATCATATGATTACTCGATTAATGTTTATGTGGAAGAGCCGTTGAGGTGACATTTTAGTTCGTAATGGCTGTGTGAATGTATGAGCAAAACCAAAAAAACATTGAACCATATTGTTTAAATCGCGAAATTATCAAGTTAAGTAGACCTTAATGAAATGAAATGCAGTTCTCTTGCATTTTTTCGAGAAAAAAAGATCATGTGAAGTAGACATCCAAGGCAGAAACATGAGAATCTTTCTTCTTGGAAGGATAGGGCATTTAATCTTGTGCTTACAGTACAATTGATATCTCCTAATTTCTTGGTTGCAATGGACTGCTTAATTGGTCTCCAAATGCATCTGTTAAGGCAATGCAACGTTGATTCTGGCGCAAGGAGTAGTAGTATAGAAAATGTGAAGTACACACAAAATTTACGACTGTAAGCATTTATGTTATATATTGGATGTCTTGATTGTTTTTTGCAGGTGTTATCATCTGAATATGAAGATATTCCAGAGTTGACTGGTATGTTTCAAGATTTGAGGATACTGTCAGTGAGCTTAGATCTCTCAAGCGCACAAGAAACTGTTTTCCTGCTAAAGCTGCTTGAGAGTTGCCCTAACCTACAGAAATTCAGTCTTTCGGTACCCAATATCCCCTTTCTTGCTCACATCCATCATCTCCTATTTCATTGTGTGGGTTCATCACTAACATGCCTTCCTTATGTACTAGGCTGCTGGATCACTAACATGCCTTCCTTTCACCGATCACAAGGAGAAGCTGGCGAGTATATCTTGCCTGACTACCAGCTTGGTGGAATTCAAGTTTCTTGGGTTCAGACCTCAACAATATCAAAAGGAACTGATGGTTTTTCTTCTGACCCAAAGAAAGATGCTCAAGAAGGTAGAGGTGGAGTTCAAGAAGTGCCAAGCAGATGCTGTGAAGAAGATTCTTTCGGTTAAGAGAGCGCCGATTGAGAATATATCTAGCAAGAATGGTAGCCACTACATGGTGTTGGATTATTCTTGATCTAGTTCGTATATAGCCGGTAGGGTTTGCGCCTTTGTGAACTgacattccatatccataataaATGTGTCGTGGCTCTaagaggagggccacagccgggtggcgtagtgcacccgcctaatcccagagggtggttactcgggaaagtgcaagctattcctcagatctactcatgaagcaagaacacaTGAGGATTTAGaatggttcgggccgccggagtgtaataccctacgtccactgagagttctattgctctagagttcgtggatgagtctatcctctgcctctaaGCCCCTTTTGAGAATTGAGTccttctctagcgggcgtcccccttttatagagcaagaaggacgcgtacacaggcgttggaccccgacagatgggcccaacaaggatgtatagttTACCATCAAAAAGACATTAACAGTGCCTTGTGAATATCTTtttggatacgcttcatcgccctgtagactctcAGACCGAGGGGGGTTttcacctgtcccatcggcgaggcgcccgttgaggcggtGTAGGTTGCAGCGTAGagtgttgggtctaccgcgtaggcgttatgatatttcgtcgccgagctgtcgtgtctaactggcgttgcagactgacgcgcgtggcgtgggggcgccagcggctgcactgtgcgccttggtaacgcgcgatcaacagtacagcctggcaaaagtcacctcgagctctgctgtggcagagcgcacttacgtctcccgcattgaatgtggtaggtgggcgagtcttcccgggGAAGCTTCGCGGCtgcgcgcgtgcctgcgcctgcggacacgtggcggctccggaccccccaggcggggtgtctgttccctccctgctGAGAGGTCCGGATAGTaaatggggggtccgggacctcgtgggaggtccggggcccccggctgttttggctgagtgctcccttctccgggacacgtggtgacaccggatccgtccccgagcgggatgcgggaccgagaccgttggtccggtgagatggagtcggaccccaggggtccggctgctcagctcctttgggcgtagttacggataactacatgagtcttgacacagcaagagggggtaccctatcccagaggtaccgacagtggcccctgggcccacctcgggagaggtacgaacccgcaggtggggccattatcgtGACGCAATGCTGTTTTGCGTTGGCATGCTCAtgtcgagagcgggtgctcTAGACCCTTTCAAGGCCGTAGcacttgttgccaggttcaggtactagagcgctctctGCAGGGCGGCGAAAGTGCAGCCTTAGAGTACGGAACCGATCTAAGCAGCTGCACGGGCCTTGAACCGCCCAGGGAGCAAGCACTACTTCCTCGGACCCGGCtccaggcgaccgtggcgaacggtttccgccggagcgggccaccggagtggacttgagcgaccgtggggagcggtctccgccggagcgggccaccggagtggacttgagcgaccgtggcgagcggtatccgccggagcgggccaccggagtggacttggagcgaccgtggcgagcggtctccgccggagcgggccaccggagtggacttggagcgaccgtggcgagcggtctccgcaggagcgggccaccggagtggactttgagcgaCCGTGGGGAGCGGTCTCcgtcggagcgggccaccggagtggactttgatcgaccgtggcgagcggtctccgccggagcgggccaccagagtggactttgagcgaccgtggcgagcggtctccgccggagcgggccaccggagtggactttgatcgaccgtggcgagcggtctccgccggagcgggccaccggagtggactttgagcgaccgtggcgagcggtctccgccggagcgggccaccggagtggactttgagctGTTGCCATCGATCCACGGAGATACGTTACCGGACCTCGCGGTGGGGCATAGGAAACCATgtcttatactagaaaggagtcCGGACCTCTAGGCACGGTAGCCTCGGGTACTAGGGtactcgtaacagggcagtgaagtgcGTAGGCTTTGGGttcattaccaggctaagcggctacgcaGAACTCCTCCACCCCAAGATACAAGCACCACTTCTCCGGGACAGGTTCCTAGGAGTTCGgaccgccttccagctagaaggggtgtcccaacTTGACCACAAGCTAGCAACTCAATTTGGATCGttagcaacaaaagaaaaaactccGTACGGGAGAAAGAAACATGCAAGCTGAACGAACAAGTGCTATTAATGTAAAGATAGGACTgagaaagcaaatctccttcattacttgattcgtggtgtacatcaaaggtcgggattacgagggcggacctctcaccgctctggaccacttgctggtgtcgcctgtttgtacgatgaagccagaggtcgggtttacaagggcggacctttaccgctctgcaccacacgtaggcaccatattattacaaaggagaaactaactcaatcctatctagtggTAACCTACAGCCGTCGCTCTGTGAGGCATGCACGTTCCTGGCCGGAGTGGAACTGCCACCTTGGAGGTTCTTCTTAGCCGTTGGGGGCGAAGGCGCCCTGAACATGCCTTTAcaacatcatccagcatcacctcagGAACTTGCAGGGCCCTCCTCAGTACAAGAGCTGTTTCATGCTCAGTTAGCATGGGAACaacttctttggctttgaatgggagtggccctgccgTTGCCAGCTGCCGTCGGAAACCAGCCCGATGGCCGCTCATAGTGAGCTGAAGCCAGCTTGACCCCCAGGCGCAGCGGAAGGacgggtgctcgtttggacgagcacggagcgtggagaagggcggttgTTCGCCGGCTCCACCTTGGTGCTGGCGCAGGGCCCCCGTGC
This genomic interval carries:
- the LOC120674976 gene encoding uncharacterized protein LOC120674976, producing MNPNNAPGQMPNFYKAAWSTVCHDIASFPTLPILDRASALAYHMVYGPDVNPVNQQQTCKAATLPDPDGRIHPTANPNPSVPVSSESPRRTRWAAALASAAAVTPPPRPGRVDCFSHLNEDLLRSVLSRIPTRSAVTLAAVSRHFRKEIPRLLERVASLTLHEPHAQPPLRVTPPLILRRLALAPHRAIPPSSFRPVLDDAAQHGLSELAFRLTRRARQPKSVLSVKSIAVLDLDTCAVPPWSQVACPCLRTLRLHRVAIGQEIINKILASASCLDTLEMVYCTGLSTGRGGGCTVESSSVRNLVFRPTLNLAQTTIRASALRTVTLYTRGKVKSLELAPAPEVRKAYLHIAKLRTTKESLRVRPFLDAGVRLECLTLRGHAMKVLSSEYEDIPELTGMFQDLRILSVSLDLSSAQETVFLLKLLESCPNLQKFSLSAAGSLTCLPFTDHKEKLASISCLTTSLVEFKFLGFRPQQYQKELMVFLLTQRKMLKKVEVEFKKCQADAVKKILSVKRAPIENISSKNGSHYMVLDYS